From Polaribacter butkevichii, a single genomic window includes:
- a CDS encoding UDP-N-acetylmuramate--L-alanine ligase → MKIHFIAIGGSAMHNLAIALHQKGYQISGSDDTIHNPSKSRLEKYGLLPEEFGWFPEKIASELDAIILGMHAKKDNPELLKAQELGLKIYSYPEFLYEQSKDKTRVVIGGSHGKTTITSMVLHVLNYHEKEVDYMVGAQLDGFETMVHLTEENDFIVLEGDEYLSSPIDMRPKFHLYKPNIALLSGIAWDHINVFPTFEGYVEQFKIFTDSMVNGGSMVYNEEDPIVKEVVESSENHIKKYPYTTPKHFIENGITYLETEEGNLPLEIFGKHNLQNLAGAKWICQHMGVDEDYFYEAIASFRGASKRLEKIVENNSTVIFKDFAHSPSKVEATTKAVKEQYAERTVLACLELHTYSSLNAEFLAEYKGALDAADKAVVFYSPHAVKIKQLEEVTAQQIANAFEREDLVIYTNPSEFKDFLFNQNLEKTAVVLMSSGNYGGLDFDEVKSLV, encoded by the coding sequence ATGAAAATTCATTTTATTGCTATTGGCGGAAGTGCCATGCACAACTTAGCAATTGCTTTACACCAAAAAGGATACCAAATTTCTGGTTCTGATGATACAATTCACAATCCTTCTAAATCTCGTTTAGAGAAATATGGATTATTGCCAGAAGAATTTGGATGGTTTCCAGAAAAAATAGCATCAGAATTAGATGCAATCATTTTAGGAATGCATGCCAAAAAAGACAATCCAGAATTATTAAAAGCCCAAGAATTAGGTTTAAAAATATATTCTTATCCGGAGTTTCTGTACGAACAATCTAAAGATAAAACGCGTGTTGTAATTGGTGGTTCTCACGGAAAAACTACTATAACTTCTATGGTTTTACATGTGTTAAATTATCATGAAAAAGAAGTAGATTACATGGTTGGTGCGCAATTAGATGGGTTTGAAACCATGGTACATTTAACAGAAGAAAACGATTTTATTGTTTTAGAAGGAGATGAATATTTGAGTTCACCTATAGACATGCGCCCTAAATTTCATTTGTACAAACCTAATATTGCGTTGTTAAGTGGTATTGCTTGGGATCACATTAATGTGTTTCCTACATTTGAAGGCTATGTAGAGCAGTTTAAAATATTTACAGACTCTATGGTAAACGGAGGAAGTATGGTGTATAATGAAGAGGACCCTATTGTAAAAGAAGTCGTAGAATCTTCAGAAAATCATATTAAGAAATATCCGTACACAACGCCTAAACATTTTATTGAAAACGGAATTACATATTTAGAAACAGAAGAGGGGAATTTACCTTTAGAAATTTTTGGAAAACACAATCTTCAGAATTTAGCAGGAGCAAAGTGGATTTGTCAACACATGGGTGTTGATGAAGATTATTTCTATGAAGCAATTGCTAGTTTTAGAGGAGCAAGCAAACGTTTAGAAAAGATAGTTGAAAATAACTCCACTGTTATTTTTAAAGATTTTGCACATTCACCAAGTAAAGTGGAAGCAACAACTAAAGCCGTTAAAGAACAATATGCCGAAAGAACTGTTTTGGCTTGTTTAGAATTGCACACGTATTCTAGTTTAAATGCAGAATTTTTAGCAGAATATAAAGGAGCATTAGATGCTGCTGATAAGGCGGTGGTTTTCTATTCACCACATGCCGTAAAAATTAAACAACTAGAAGAAGTTACAGCGCAACAAATAGCAAATGCTTTTGAAAGAGAGGACTTAGTTATTTATACAAATCCCTCTGAATTTAAAGACTTTTTATTCAATCAGAATTTAGAGAAAACAGCGGTTGTTTTAATGAGTTCTGGTAATTATGGAGGTTTAGATTTTGATGAAGTTAAGAGTTTGGTTTAG
- a CDS encoding alpha-2-macroglobulin family protein translates to MKKITSTLLMIIAFSSISNAQTTFENLWLQVEKLEIDNLPKSALETVDKIYTKATTENNSAQLIKTLFYKSKFSLTLEEDAQLKVIESFKKHITTSKFPTKNVLENILANLYWQYFTQNRYKFYNRTKTEDKVNVNDFRTWDLNTLFKEINCHFEASLENAEALQTTAIYKYVDILQIEKDSKKYRPTVYDFLANNALEFYKSNETSIASPAYKFILDDSSFLSDYKTFSKLKLTSKDTFSLQFNALKIYQKLIQFHAKENNLDALVDADIHRLNFVNEHATFQNKEPIFLSTLKSSKNIFNKKEVSGLYAFETAKIYRDQANAYTTTKNEKDRFKNKEAIDICNTVIKQFPNSLGAKNCTVLKNQILQKSLSITAEKYISIETNSRLLVNYKNINKLFFTAYKITDAQLLQFNKVYQLEEKIKLINSLEKVINWNAKLRNEKDFLQHQTEVIVPKFKNGTYIIITSENEVLKEDEVFGSAALQATNLSLVENNFNDTHNYQIVDRETGKPIKNAKIHIKNEKRNRGAFINKNLITDKNGFASFKSSEFYNNVKITVKTKNDKASFGDYYISDDDRKNYRDNGNQHAIIKPFIFTDRSIYRPGQTVFFKAIVIKKQGNTSDILKNEYVEVVLYDVNNQEVKSLDLKLNEFGSVAGDFILPNNGLTGNYTIKVNESLEKDSNEYYKYDYNNSTTISVEEYKRPKFETDFKSVTESYKINDSITINGFAKAFSGANITDATVVYRVHRKVQYPSWYYWRRPNPTSSSQEITHGESVTNNKGEFEIIFKAIPDESVSKENLPVFSYEITADVTDINGETHSATSVVKVGYHSLIASISLDDNIDKNSTKNSLKVDTKNLNDEFIPAKGSIKIYKLQAPKNALRQRPWTAPDYQDISENTFRTLFPNDPYLENETDERNWEKGALVHTLNFDTDKAKEFELKNIKNWVSGQYIAVLESKDKFGQEVKDEQRFALFSSKEKQVADNKLFEINTDKTFYNIGDDVSLKIGSASENITVIIQIEKNYKTIATHLIKLSNTIKTIKIPVNKEDVGGFAVKYHFVNYNYFKSGSLLINVPEKQESIDIETNIFRDKLQPGQDEAWSFTIKDDKKNTVTAEILASMYDASLDEFKPHNWNFNPITPKPKYYSYTNSNANHSFGTVNFSIRNNQKRYYNFATNSYDSYNWFGFSLNGNRWQNQQYLRNIKRKIESTRIDFDGTITGFIADENGEPLPGVSVIIKGTSFGTETDFDGNYSIKIKKGDVLIFSYLGFTSKEQTISNQTNINVKLEEDSSNLDEVVVVGYGTQMKRHITGAVSHLNPENEEADISNVLEGSVAGVSISDDSENTLIRGMSSITGTNKPLYIVDGVIVDEMSLSPDQIAEISVLKDAAATSVYGARGANGVIIITTKKGIDKQLLQVKARKNFNETAFFFPQLRTDKNGQVRFSFTMPEALTRWKLQLLAHTTGLKSATKTLQTVTQKELMVVPNAPRFLREGDKITLSAKITNLTNNQLSGFAKLILTDAITGKEIDTELENLNSNKNFTVDKDGNTSVSWNLSIPETVQAVQYKIVAKAGDFSDGEQNVLPVLSNRMLVTETLPMWIGSNQTKTFTLDKLKNNTSSTLKNHKLTLEMTSNPVWYAIQALPYLMEYPYECAEQTFSRYYANTLASFVANSNPRVQEVFNAWKTSDALLSNLEKNQELKSLIIQETPWLRDAQSETEQKKRIALLFDLNKMKNEQEKAINKLKDMQMNSGGFSWFKGGRYESNFITQHIATGFGHLSKLGVTDFDASTKNMIEKSVHYLDGELLEQYEKLLERAKEIKDKAKTKKKGEQAYKDYLSKNNLGYFTIQYLYMRSFYASISLDDNLQKAVDYYRNQAKTYWNDYNLYAKGQIALSLFRNDDKTTANKILKSLKENSITSDELGMYWKENTSGYYYYQAPVETQALMIEVFSEVSVISNDPESAKRNLNDIDNLKIWLLKNKQTNRWKTTKATTEAVYALLLNGNDWVSITEMVYIKVGDKEINPTKLDDVKVEAGTGYFKTSWSTSDIKKEMADVTITKKGNGIAWGGLYWQYFEDLDKITAAETPLKLNKKLFLKVNSDTGKELKEITKDTKLNVGDLITVRIELRSDRDMEFIHMKDMRASGVEPINVNSQYKWQDNLGYYESTKDAATNFFFDRLPKGIYVFEYDVRVNNAGEFSNGITTIQSMYAPEFTSHSKGVRIHILNK, encoded by the coding sequence ATGAAAAAAATTACATCAACATTATTAATGATTATAGCATTCTCTTCCATTTCTAACGCACAAACTACCTTTGAGAACCTTTGGTTACAAGTAGAAAAGTTAGAGATAGACAATTTACCTAAATCTGCCTTAGAAACTGTAGATAAAATCTATACCAAGGCAACCACAGAAAACAATTCTGCTCAATTAATAAAAACGCTATTTTATAAAAGTAAATTTTCTTTAACCTTAGAAGAAGACGCACAATTAAAAGTGATAGAAAGTTTTAAAAAACATATTACTACCAGTAAATTTCCAACAAAAAATGTGTTAGAAAACATCTTAGCAAATCTGTATTGGCAATATTTTACACAAAACAGGTATAAATTTTACAACAGAACAAAAACTGAGGACAAAGTAAATGTTAATGATTTTAGAACTTGGGATTTAAATACATTGTTTAAGGAAATTAACTGTCATTTTGAAGCTTCTTTAGAAAATGCAGAAGCATTACAAACAACAGCTATTTATAAATATGTAGATATCTTACAAATTGAAAAAGACTCTAAAAAATACAGACCAACAGTCTATGATTTTCTTGCAAACAATGCATTAGAATTTTATAAATCTAACGAAACATCAATTGCATCGCCTGCATATAAATTTATTTTAGATGACTCCAGTTTTTTAAGTGATTACAAAACATTTTCAAAATTAAAACTAACATCTAAAGATACCTTCTCATTACAATTTAATGCTCTAAAAATTTATCAGAAATTAATTCAATTTCATGCTAAAGAAAATAATTTAGATGCTTTGGTTGATGCGGATATTCATCGTTTAAACTTTGTAAATGAGCATGCTACTTTTCAGAATAAAGAGCCTATTTTTTTATCAACTTTAAAATCATCTAAAAATATTTTTAATAAAAAAGAAGTTAGTGGTTTATATGCTTTTGAAACTGCAAAAATATATAGAGATCAAGCCAACGCTTACACTACTACTAAAAATGAAAAAGATAGATTTAAAAATAAAGAGGCTATCGATATTTGCAATACCGTAATTAAACAATTCCCTAACAGTTTAGGCGCTAAAAACTGTACAGTGCTTAAAAATCAAATTTTACAGAAGTCACTTTCTATTACTGCAGAGAAATACATCTCTATAGAGACAAACTCAAGGTTATTAGTGAACTATAAAAATATTAATAAACTATTTTTTACTGCTTATAAAATTACAGACGCTCAATTACTTCAATTTAATAAAGTATATCAATTAGAAGAAAAAATAAAATTGATAAACTCTTTAGAAAAAGTAATTAATTGGAATGCCAAACTAAGAAATGAAAAAGATTTTTTACAGCATCAAACAGAGGTAATTGTACCGAAGTTTAAAAACGGAACTTACATTATTATTACTTCTGAAAATGAAGTTTTAAAAGAAGATGAAGTTTTTGGCTCTGCAGCTTTACAAGCAACAAATTTAAGTTTAGTAGAAAATAATTTTAACGATACTCATAACTATCAAATAGTAGATAGAGAAACGGGGAAACCTATTAAAAATGCCAAGATTCATATAAAAAATGAAAAGAGAAATAGAGGTGCTTTTATCAACAAAAACCTAATAACAGATAAAAATGGGTTTGCCTCTTTTAAAAGTAGTGAATTTTACAATAATGTGAAAATTACAGTAAAAACAAAAAATGATAAAGCTTCTTTTGGTGATTATTATATTTCTGATGATGACAGAAAAAACTATAGAGATAACGGCAATCAACACGCAATAATTAAACCTTTTATTTTTACGGATAGAAGTATTTACAGACCCGGACAAACGGTATTTTTTAAAGCAATTGTTATAAAAAAACAAGGCAATACATCTGATATTTTAAAAAATGAATATGTAGAAGTTGTTTTGTACGATGTTAATAATCAAGAAGTAAAATCGTTAGATTTAAAACTGAATGAATTTGGTTCTGTTGCTGGCGATTTTATTTTACCTAATAATGGTTTAACAGGCAATTATACCATTAAAGTTAATGAAAGTTTAGAGAAAGATAGTAATGAGTATTATAAATATGACTACAACAATTCAACTACAATTTCTGTAGAAGAATACAAAAGACCAAAATTTGAGACTGATTTTAAATCGGTAACCGAAAGTTATAAAATTAACGATTCTATTACTATAAATGGATTTGCAAAAGCATTTTCTGGTGCAAATATTACAGATGCAACTGTAGTTTATCGCGTACATAGAAAAGTGCAATACCCAAGTTGGTATTATTGGCGAAGACCAAACCCTACTTCTAGTTCTCAAGAAATTACTCATGGAGAAAGTGTTACCAATAATAAAGGAGAATTTGAAATTATCTTTAAAGCAATTCCAGACGAAAGTGTTTCTAAAGAAAACCTACCTGTTTTTAGTTATGAAATAACTGCCGATGTTACCGATATAAATGGTGAGACTCACAGTGCTACAAGCGTTGTAAAAGTTGGTTATCACAGTTTAATTGCATCGATTTCTTTGGATGATAATATTGATAAAAATTCAACAAAAAATTCTTTAAAGGTTGATACAAAAAATTTAAATGACGAGTTTATTCCTGCAAAAGGAAGTATTAAAATTTATAAATTACAAGCACCTAAAAATGCTTTAAGACAAAGACCTTGGACTGCACCAGATTATCAAGATATTTCAGAAAACACATTTAGAACCTTGTTTCCTAATGATCCGTATTTAGAAAATGAAACTGATGAAAGAAATTGGGAAAAAGGAGCACTCGTTCATACCCTTAATTTCGACACAGATAAAGCAAAAGAATTTGAACTTAAAAACATTAAAAATTGGGTTTCTGGACAATATATTGCCGTCTTAGAAAGTAAAGACAAATTCGGACAAGAAGTAAAAGACGAACAAAGATTTGCTCTTTTTTCATCAAAAGAAAAACAAGTTGCAGACAATAAATTATTTGAGATAAATACAGATAAAACTTTTTACAATATAGGTGATGACGTTAGCCTTAAAATAGGTTCTGCTTCAGAAAACATTACCGTAATTATTCAAATTGAAAAGAATTATAAAACAATAGCTACTCATTTAATAAAATTGAGTAACACTATAAAAACCATTAAAATTCCTGTTAACAAAGAAGATGTTGGTGGTTTTGCTGTAAAATATCACTTTGTAAATTACAATTATTTTAAAAGTGGTAGTTTATTGATAAACGTTCCTGAAAAGCAAGAATCGATAGATATTGAAACCAATATTTTTAGAGATAAATTACAACCAGGACAAGATGAAGCTTGGAGTTTTACCATTAAGGATGATAAAAAAAATACGGTTACAGCAGAAATTTTAGCATCTATGTACGATGCTTCTTTAGATGAGTTTAAACCTCATAATTGGAATTTTAATCCTATTACCCCAAAACCAAAATATTATTCTTATACAAATAGTAACGCCAATCATAGTTTTGGTACTGTTAATTTTAGCATCAGAAATAACCAAAAAAGATATTATAATTTTGCCACTAATTCTTACGATTCTTACAATTGGTTTGGCTTTAGTTTAAATGGAAACAGATGGCAAAATCAACAATATTTAAGAAACATCAAAAGAAAAATAGAAAGTACTAGAATCGATTTTGATGGAACAATAACTGGTTTTATTGCTGATGAAAATGGCGAACCTTTACCTGGAGTTTCTGTTATAATAAAAGGAACTTCTTTTGGTACAGAAACAGATTTTGATGGAAATTATTCCATCAAAATAAAAAAAGGAGATGTTTTAATTTTTAGTTATTTAGGCTTTACTTCTAAAGAACAAACAATTAGCAATCAAACAAATATTAATGTAAAATTAGAAGAAGATTCTTCTAATTTAGATGAAGTTGTTGTGGTTGGTTATGGAACCCAAATGAAAAGGCATATAACCGGAGCGGTTAGTCATTTAAACCCTGAAAATGAAGAAGCAGATATCAGTAACGTTTTAGAAGGTAGCGTTGCTGGAGTAAGTATTTCTGATGATTCAGAAAATACCCTAATTAGAGGAATGAGTTCTATAACAGGTACTAATAAACCGTTATACATTGTTGATGGTGTTATAGTAGATGAGATGAGTTTAAGTCCAGATCAGATTGCAGAAATATCTGTTTTAAAAGACGCAGCTGCCACTTCTGTTTATGGAGCAAGAGGTGCCAATGGAGTAATAATTATCACAACAAAAAAAGGAATAGACAAGCAATTATTACAAGTAAAAGCCCGTAAAAACTTTAATGAAACGGCTTTCTTTTTTCCACAATTAAGAACCGACAAAAACGGTCAAGTTCGTTTTTCTTTTACAATGCCAGAAGCATTAACACGTTGGAAACTGCAATTATTAGCACATACAACTGGGCTAAAATCGGCTACAAAAACATTACAAACAGTTACTCAAAAAGAGTTAATGGTTGTGCCAAATGCACCTCGTTTTTTACGTGAGGGTGATAAAATTACCTTGAGTGCTAAAATTACAAATCTGACAAATAATCAATTAAGTGGTTTTGCAAAACTAATTTTAACGGATGCCATTACAGGAAAAGAAATTGACACTGAATTAGAGAACTTAAATTCTAACAAAAACTTTACTGTTGATAAAGATGGAAATACAAGCGTTTCTTGGAATTTATCAATTCCGGAAACCGTACAAGCGGTTCAATATAAAATTGTAGCAAAAGCAGGTGATTTTTCTGATGGCGAACAAAATGTTTTACCTGTTTTATCCAACAGAATGTTGGTTACAGAAACTTTACCAATGTGGATTGGTTCTAACCAAACCAAAACGTTTACGTTAGATAAGTTAAAAAACAATACGTCATCAACTTTAAAAAACCACAAGTTAACGTTAGAAATGACGTCTAACCCGGTTTGGTACGCCATTCAAGCTTTGCCGTATTTAATGGAATATCCGTATGAATGTGCAGAACAAACCTTCTCTAGATATTACGCAAATACATTGGCTAGTTTTGTTGCTAATTCAAACCCTAGAGTTCAAGAAGTGTTTAACGCTTGGAAAACATCTGATGCTTTGTTGTCTAATTTAGAAAAGAATCAAGAATTAAAATCGTTGATTATTCAAGAAACTCCTTGGTTGCGAGATGCACAATCAGAAACCGAGCAAAAGAAAAGAATTGCTTTATTATTCGACTTAAATAAGATGAAAAATGAGCAAGAAAAAGCCATCAACAAACTAAAAGATATGCAGATGAATTCTGGTGGTTTTTCTTGGTTTAAAGGCGGACGCTATGAAAGCAATTTTATCACCCAACATATTGCAACAGGTTTTGGTCATTTATCAAAATTAGGAGTTACTGATTTTGATGCATCAACAAAAAATATGATTGAGAAATCTGTGCACTATTTAGATGGAGAATTGTTAGAACAATACGAAAAACTATTGGAAAGAGCAAAAGAAATTAAAGACAAAGCAAAAACTAAAAAGAAAGGTGAACAAGCGTATAAAGATTATTTATCAAAAAATAATTTAGGCTATTTTACCATTCAGTATTTGTATATGCGTAGTTTTTATGCTTCAATTTCTTTGGATGATAATTTACAAAAAGCAGTTGATTATTATAGAAACCAAGCAAAAACATATTGGAATGATTATAATTTATATGCAAAAGGACAAATTGCTTTATCGTTGTTTAGAAATGATGACAAAACAACCGCAAATAAAATTCTAAAATCATTAAAAGAAAACTCAATTACATCGGATGAATTAGGGATGTATTGGAAAGAAAATACATCTGGTTACTACTATTATCAGGCTCCGGTAGAAACGCAAGCTTTAATGATTGAAGTATTCTCTGAAGTTAGTGTCATTTCAAATGATCCTGAAAGTGCGAAGAGAAACCTCAATGATATAGACAATCTAAAAATTTGGTTGCTTAAAAACAAGCAAACCAATAGATGGAAAACTACAAAGGCAACAACAGAAGCGGTATATGCTTTATTATTAAATGGTAACGATTGGGTTTCTATTACAGAAATGGTCTATATAAAAGTTGGTGACAAAGAAATTAATCCAACAAAGTTGGACGATGTAAAAGTGGAAGCAGGAACAGGTTATTTTAAAACCTCTTGGAGTACTAGTGACATCAAAAAAGAAATGGCAGATGTTACCATCACCAAAAAAGGAAACGGAATTGCTTGGGGTGGTTTGTATTGGCAATATTTTGAAGATTTAGATAAAATTACTGCAGCAGAAACTCCGTTAAAATTAAATAAGAAACTATTCTTAAAAGTAAATTCTGACACTGGAAAAGAGTTGAAAGAAATTACAAAAGACACCAAACTAAACGTTGGCGATTTAATTACGGTTCGTATCGAATTAAGAAGCGATAGAGATATGGAATTTATCCACATGAAAGACATGAGAGCCTCTGGTGTAGAACCAATCAATGTAAACTCTCAATACAAATGGCAAGATAATTTAGGCTATTATGAGAGCACCAAAGACGCTGCAACAAATTTCTTTTTTGACAGATTACCAAAAGGAATCTATGTTTTTGAATATGATGTTCGTGTAAATAATGCTGGAGAATTTAGTAACGGAATTACAACTATACAAAGCATGTATGCTCCTGAATTTACTAGTCATTCTAAAGGTGTAAGAATTCATATTTTAAACAAATAA
- a CDS encoding M28 family peptidase — MKKINLVYILLVATIFSCKESSNVVKSEKKIATIDSVTVKKHLYTLASDDMEGRKTGTPGIEKAAKYIENEFKRIGLTTYDTLENYRQTFTFTDRSSNKELTTSNIIGVLEGKSKKNEIVVVSAHYDHLGIKKKEGQLDSIYNGANDDASGVTGVLALAEYFKTKGTNERTILFVAFTGEELGLIGSTHFGKGIDATKFVAGINLEMIGKTPSFGPNTAWLTGFERSDFGKIIQKNLVGSGYQLFPDPYKKFNLFFRSDNASLARLGVPSHTFSTTPIDVDKDYHQASDEVETLNITVITQTIQAVAKGTESIINGKDTPTRVVLKEGK; from the coding sequence ATGAAGAAAATCAACCTAGTTTATATCCTTTTAGTAGCAACAATCTTTTCTTGTAAAGAGAGTTCTAATGTTGTTAAATCAGAAAAAAAGATAGCAACGATAGATTCTGTTACTGTTAAAAAACACCTTTATACACTAGCTTCTGATGACATGGAAGGAAGAAAAACAGGAACTCCAGGAATTGAAAAAGCAGCTAAATACATAGAAAATGAGTTTAAAAGAATAGGGTTAACTACGTATGATACTTTAGAAAATTACAGACAGACTTTTACATTTACAGATAGAAGTTCTAATAAAGAACTTACAACAAGTAATATTATTGGTGTGTTAGAAGGAAAGTCTAAGAAAAATGAAATTGTAGTTGTTTCTGCACATTATGATCATTTAGGAATTAAGAAAAAAGAAGGACAATTAGATAGTATTTATAATGGCGCAAATGATGATGCTTCTGGAGTAACTGGTGTTTTAGCTTTGGCAGAATACTTTAAAACGAAAGGAACTAATGAAAGAACGATTCTCTTTGTAGCTTTTACGGGAGAAGAATTGGGCTTAATTGGTTCTACTCATTTTGGAAAAGGAATTGATGCTACTAAATTTGTTGCTGGTATTAACTTAGAGATGATTGGTAAAACACCTAGTTTTGGACCAAATACAGCTTGGTTAACAGGTTTTGAAAGATCTGATTTTGGTAAAATAATTCAGAAAAACTTAGTGGGGTCAGGGTATCAATTGTTTCCAGATCCGTATAAAAAGTTTAATTTATTTTTTAGATCAGACAATGCTTCTTTGGCAAGATTAGGGGTGCCTTCGCATACTTTTTCTACCACACCAATAGATGTTGATAAAGATTATCATCAGGCTTCTGATGAAGTAGAAACGTTAAATATCACCGTAATTACACAAACCATACAAGCGGTTGCAAAAGGAACAGAGAGTATTATTAATGGTAAGGATACACCAACGAGAGTTGTACTTAAAGAGGGTAAATAA
- a CDS encoding TfoX/Sxy family protein, with translation MAFSEYLADRVSQFLNEKSVSFITKKMMGGLLFMVDNKMYVAVIKEEIMARIHPDIYDESLEKEGCNKMNFTGKPMKGFVFLSDEAIDLEANLNYWLQLALDFNPFAKASKKRKSSKN, from the coding sequence ATGGCATTTAGTGAGTATTTGGCTGATAGAGTTTCTCAATTTTTGAATGAAAAAAGTGTTTCTTTTATCACAAAAAAAATGATGGGTGGTTTATTATTTATGGTAGACAATAAAATGTATGTTGCAGTAATTAAAGAAGAAATTATGGCACGTATTCATCCTGATATTTATGATGAATCTCTAGAAAAAGAAGGTTGTAATAAAATGAATTTTACAGGAAAACCTATGAAAGGATTCGTTTTTTTATCTGACGAAGCCATAGATTTAGAGGCCAATTTAAACTATTGGTTGCAGTTGGCTTTAGATTTTAATCCGTTTGCAAAAGCGAGTAAAAAAAGAAAATCCTCTAAAAATTAA
- the kdsA gene encoding 3-deoxy-8-phosphooctulonate synthase, which translates to MDLSLIPNIKHTKSNNFFLLAGPCAIESEDMAMRIAEKVITITDKLEIPYIFKGSFKKANRSRIDSFTGIGDEKALKILRKVSETFNVPTVTDIHEVSDAIKAAEYVDVLQIPAFLVRQTDLVVAAAKTGKVVNLKKGQFMSPGAMKHAVQKVKDAGSEKAWITDRGTMFGYQDMIVDFRGIPEMRKFAPTILDVTHSLQQPNQVAGVTGGRPDMIETIARAGIVNNVDGLFIETHFDPANAKSDGANMLHLDNLESLLTNLVAIRKTINSL; encoded by the coding sequence ATGGATTTATCTCTTATACCAAACATAAAACACACAAAGTCTAACAACTTTTTTTTACTTGCAGGTCCTTGTGCCATAGAAAGTGAAGATATGGCAATGAGAATTGCCGAAAAAGTAATTACAATTACAGATAAATTAGAAATTCCGTATATTTTTAAAGGAAGTTTTAAAAAAGCAAACAGAAGTAGAATTGATAGTTTTACAGGAATTGGAGACGAAAAAGCCTTAAAAATTTTACGTAAAGTATCAGAAACTTTTAATGTACCCACAGTTACAGACATTCACGAAGTTTCAGATGCCATAAAAGCCGCAGAATATGTAGATGTTTTACAGATTCCTGCATTTTTAGTACGCCAAACAGACTTAGTGGTTGCAGCAGCAAAAACAGGTAAGGTTGTCAACTTAAAAAAAGGACAATTTATGAGTCCGGGTGCCATGAAACACGCCGTACAAAAAGTAAAAGATGCGGGTTCAGAAAAAGCGTGGATTACAGATAGAGGAACCATGTTTGGCTACCAAGACATGATTGTAGATTTTAGGGGAATCCCAGAAATGCGAAAATTTGCACCAACAATTTTAGATGTTACCCATTCTTTACAACAGCCAAATCAAGTTGCCGGAGTTACAGGTGGTAGACCAGATATGATTGAAACCATTGCAAGAGCCGGAATTGTAAACAACGTAGATGGTTTATTTATAGAAACTCATTTCGATCCTGCAAATGCAAAATCTGACGGAGCAAACATGTTACATTTAGACAATTTAGAAAGTTTATTAACCAACTTAGTTGCTATTAGAAAAACAATTAATAGTTTATAA
- a CDS encoding DUF4136 domain-containing protein: protein MKNSKYLFLFLLMACSSSKVVTDYDDNTNFAPYKTYAFFDDIGVGLNQFDINRAADAILLEMETLGFKEVENPDFYINFKAKLSAPKITNTIAIGLGSGGRNGGLNVAGGIPIGGKKVDEALTLEFVDAKTNELFWQGVLISTIKEKRKPAERELYFKKVIHKILEAYPLKK, encoded by the coding sequence ATGAAAAATAGTAAATACTTGTTTTTGTTTTTATTGATGGCATGTTCATCATCTAAAGTAGTTACAGATTATGATGATAACACCAATTTTGCGCCATATAAAACCTATGCTTTTTTTGATGATATTGGAGTAGGTTTAAATCAATTTGATATAAACAGAGCTGCTGATGCTATCTTATTAGAAATGGAAACACTAGGATTTAAAGAAGTTGAAAATCCTGATTTTTATATCAATTTTAAAGCAAAGTTATCAGCACCTAAAATAACCAATACTATTGCCATTGGTTTAGGTAGTGGAGGTAGAAACGGTGGTTTAAATGTGGCAGGAGGAATTCCGATTGGTGGAAAAAAAGTGGACGAAGCACTTACTTTAGAGTTTGTAGATGCTAAAACCAATGAGTTATTTTGGCAAGGTGTTTTAATATCAACCATTAAAGAAAAAAGAAAACCCGCAGAAAGAGAGCTGTATTTTAAAAAAGTTATTCATAAAATATTAGAAGCTTATCCTTTAAAAAAATAA